The stretch of DNA AGATCCGTGACAGAACAGGACATGAGATTCATATACTGATCCTGACCGAAGAGAAACTCTCGCACCTGAAAGAAAACGACCCTCCGTTCTATACCCGTCTTACTGAAACATCCGTAATAATTAAAGGAGAATCATATGTCGGAAATTGAAGACTGCTTCAGGAAAAAACTTCTGGGGAAGGTTCCCCCATCAAATAAAAAAGCGGAAAAATCTCTTGCCCTCGCAGAATCATACCTGGAAGAATCCAGAAAGACGGCCGCCGCCGGAGCCAGAAAAATAAGCATCAACGGTGCATATATGGTCTGGTTTCATGCCGCAAGATCAGTCCTCTTTCGCGACGGGGTCAGGGAAAAAAGTCACTATTGTATTGAAATCTATCTTGAAAAGTACGTGAAAAGCGGGGATCTCGAAGGAAAATGGACTACACTCTTCTCGCGAATCAGAAACCAACGGCATGAAAACCAGTACTGATTCGGTCCTGAACCAACGGATCAGGAGGTCGCTTCAGCAATTGAATCTGCCGCTCTCTTTCTGGAACGTATCCGTGCCCTATTAGTGGATACAAATGCTGAAGATCACGGTTAAAGCAATTAGCACTGCTTAACAAGGATTTGGATATCACCTAACCTTCCTCCCCAGCCTCCTCCCGATCTCCCTTCTTATCCTCTCTCCCCCCGGGGTGTCCCCGACGAAGTAGAAGACCAGGCCGGGGAGGATGATCACAAGCCCGGGGAGGATAATCAGCAGATTCAGAGTTGCGAGCATGAAGATGCAGGAGACAAAACCGAGAGTAGGGATCAGCATTCCCAGCGGCATCCTGAAATAGGTCTTTTCCGGGGGGACGAGGTGCTCCTTCGTCCATACCAGATAGATGCACGGAACGCTCTTAAGAATGTCCCATCACAGGAGAGATTCGATAGTTTCAACCGCGATAATCAGGATTTTCTGTCGGGATCGACCCAGGATAAACCTGCCCCGGGTTAGAACTCTTCCCGGAAAAAAAAGATTTTAGTCTTCGTCCAGGAAGATATCCTTTTCAGGCTTCCATTCAGGTTTCCTGAAATGATATATGACGAAGGGGATCAGCGTAAAGAGAATAATACCGCCGAAAAGGAACGCCTCGTAAAACATCAGGCTTCCGGTCGCGATCTGCGACGGCGGGAAGAAACCGACGATCAGGATCAACAGAGAACCGACCAGACCGATCCCAGCTACAATCCAGAGGCCGACAATTCCGCCCGGAACCTTATACGGGCGCTCCACGTCGGGACGGGAGTACCGGAGGCGGATCGCCGCCGCGAACATAAGGATATAGATAATCGTATAGAGCTGCGACGTAAGGGCCGTTATGATCCAGTACGACGCATTCACGTTCGGCATAAGCACGAAGAGAAACGCAAGGAGAGATCCAACAATCGCCTGGAGAATAAGTATCGAAACAGGGGCGTAATTCCCGTTCACCTTCTGCAGGACGGGAGGGAGATCCCCGTTCCGGGCGGTCACCATGAACGCCTTCGCAGGACCGATGACCCACGTATTGATCAGTGCAAACGCACCTATCGCGGTGAGAGTCGCGATGAGCGGAACAATCCACGACATATTAAACGGCTTAAAGAAGGCTTCGAACGCCTGCATGAGGCCGGCGACAAGGCTGATCTCGCTTTGCGGGACCACGACAGCGACTGCAATCGTGGCGATAATGTAGATCAGAAGGATCAGGATCACTGCAATAAAGATAGACTTCGGATAATTCCTGTTGGGGTCCTTCACCTCCCTGGCGTGGATCGAGGAGAGCTCCAACCCCACATATGAGAGGGAAACCCCCACCAGAAAGACCACGTTGTTTATGCTGGAGAAATCAGGAATTGCGGACTTTCCGGTAAGGGCAATCTCCAAAGGATTCCCTGACGCCACCCACCACAGGCCCATGATTATCAGTATGGCGCCGGGGATCAGGGTTCCGAGGATCACACCGATCGTACTGACCCATCCCGAGACCTTCATGCCGAAGAAGTTGACTATGGTAAACGCCCAGAATACAACCAGGATAACGGACATCGTATAAAAACCGTTGCTGGCAAGGTCGGGATTGAAGATATACGCGATTGTCGCGGCGGTAAATGCAAGGATCGTCGGGAACCACACGACATTGGCAATCCAGTAGAACCAGCTTGTCACAAATCCCCAGCGATCCCCGAAGGCTTCCTTCACCCATATGTACAAACCGCCGGCCTGCGGCCACCCTGTCGCAAGTTCTGCCGACACAAACGCCACAGGAAGAAAGACGATAACTGCTCCGAGAATCCAGTAGAAGATAGAGCCCAAACCCTCCTCGGCAACAGAAGGAATATTTCTAAGAGACAATACTGCGGCAACTCCGATCATGGACAGGGTAAACAGACCCAGCACCTGCCGCTCTGATTTTTTCGATTCGGTCATACCATCACCTCAAATATGATTACCTCTGATACACACGGGAGAACCGAACACCGGAATTATTAATGTTCTTCGCCCGATGGCGTTTTAATAAAGCATTCTATTTATTCTTTTTGCGGCAGGA from Methanolacinia petrolearia DSM 11571 encodes:
- a CDS encoding HEPN domain-containing protein, translating into MSEIEDCFRKKLLGKVPPSNKKAEKSLALAESYLEESRKTAAAGARKISINGAYMVWFHAARSVLFRDGVREKSHYCIEIYLEKYVKSGDLEGKWTTLFSRIRNQRHENQY
- a CDS encoding amino acid permease; its protein translation is MTESKKSERQVLGLFTLSMIGVAAVLSLRNIPSVAEEGLGSIFYWILGAVIVFLPVAFVSAELATGWPQAGGLYIWVKEAFGDRWGFVTSWFYWIANVVWFPTILAFTAATIAYIFNPDLASNGFYTMSVILVVFWAFTIVNFFGMKVSGWVSTIGVILGTLIPGAILIIMGLWWVASGNPLEIALTGKSAIPDFSSINNVVFLVGVSLSYVGLELSSIHAREVKDPNRNYPKSIFIAVILILLIYIIATIAVAVVVPQSEISLVAGLMQAFEAFFKPFNMSWIVPLIATLTAIGAFALINTWVIGPAKAFMVTARNGDLPPVLQKVNGNYAPVSILILQAIVGSLLAFLFVLMPNVNASYWIITALTSQLYTIIYILMFAAAIRLRYSRPDVERPYKVPGGIVGLWIVAGIGLVGSLLILIVGFFPPSQIATGSLMFYEAFLFGGIILFTLIPFVIYHFRKPEWKPEKDIFLDED